Proteins encoded together in one Miscanthus floridulus cultivar M001 chromosome 16, ASM1932011v1, whole genome shotgun sequence window:
- the LOC136512678 gene encoding glycine-rich protein A3-like: protein MGGGKDKHDESDKGLFSNMMHGVAGGHGYPQQGYPPQGYPPPSGAYPPPPGAYPPPPGAYPPPPGAYPPQHGYPQPGGYPPQGGYPPAGYPGSSHQGYGSSHAGSHMGMGTVLAGGAAAAAAAYGANKLSHGHSGQGGHGALGGYGHGGYGHGYGGHGGHGKFKHGQGHHGKFKHGHGKFKHGKHGHGMSGGKFKKWK, encoded by the exons ATGGGAGGAGGGAAGGACAAGCATGACGAGAGCGACAAGGGGCTCTTCTCAAACATGATGCATGGTGTTGCCGGTGGCCATGGGTACCCACAGCAGGGATACCCTCCGCAGGGCTACCCGCCACCATCAGGAGCATACCCACCTCCCCCTGGGGCGTATCCTCCTCCGCCAGGGGCATACCCACCTCCACCTGGGGCATACCCACCACAACATGGGTACCCTCAGCCGGGTGGCTACCCACCGCAAGGTGGATATCCTCCTGCAGGCTACCCCGGCTCATCTCATCAGG GTTATGGAAGCAGCCATGCCGGGAGCCACATGGGGATGGGGACAGTTCTCGCTGGAGGTGCCGCGGCCGCCGCAGCTGCTTACGGAGCAAACAAGCTTTCTCATGGCCATAGTGGACAGGGTGGACATGGGGCCTTAGGAGGCTATGGTCATGGTGGCTACGGCCATGGCTACGGTGGCCACGGTGGCCACGGCAAGTTCAAGCACGGACAAGGCCACCACGGCAAGTTCAAGCACGGTCACGGCAAGTTCAAGCATGGCAAGCATGGGCACGGCATGTCCGGCGGCAAGTTCAAGAAGTGGAAGTGA